The Gloeomargarita sp. SKYB120 genomic interval GAGACTCCAGACCAATGGCGCACGCCCGATCACATTTTCAAACTCGCTTGCATCATGGACGTCAAAGGCTACTGGGATTACGCAGCGGAACTGCTCGTGCATTTGATAGAAACGCATCAATGGCCGCTGCGGGATGTGATGTTGAAAGCTATTCAAGAGCAGGTTGCGGCTGATGACTATCCCCACATTCCCCTGGTTGCTCACTTAGCTCCAGCGGGGACGTAAATCTGGGGTTTAGTCAATGTTAGTCAAGGGCGTTGGCGGCCCAGGCCACCGGCAACATGGGGAGCATTGGCAGTAGACAAATCAACCGGTTCTCACCTAACAGGGGTGCTGTGGTAAACAAAGTATTCACGACCGGCCATTGACTGAAAAGAATCTGTAAAAGTACAGCGACAACCATGCCTAAAAAGACAGTGGGTGCAGGCGTAATGTGACGGGTTTTCCCTCGCAGAAAGGCCCCTAAACTGAGGCCAAATTGACTCACGCTGATCAATAGCTACAGCTAAGCTTTTTAAGGTTGTCATATA includes:
- a CDS encoding cation transporting ATPase C-terminal domain-containing protein; translated protein: MSQFGLSLGAFLRGKTRHITPAPTVFLGMVVAVLLQILFSQWPVVNTLFTTAPLLGENRLICLLPMLPMLPVAWAANALD